Sequence from the Coturnix japonica isolate 7356 chromosome 19, Coturnix japonica 2.1, whole genome shotgun sequence genome:
CACTGAGGAGCAATCTCAAAGAGAAGTCACCTTAGTGGTGGTaagcccttaaatgaggtctagaggaggtggagtcaagctccaccccttccaggagcacagctgaattaccttcacctgtgctcccacagctgacccaacactcacctcagctgattaatcagaggttcaggctgtgattaccaatttccaAACGCAAGGGACCCAGGAGGCTTTTCTCAAAACCTCAGACATTCAACTTTGTGATCTGCAGAAGAGAGCATTCAGATCTGAGTTAGGTGAAGCACATTTATCCAGGCTGCATTTCCAGTTCCTCATTTCACAGGCATGGATGCTGCAGATCCCCCCTCCCAGAGCATGCCCAGGAGCACCCCCAGTCCCACCAATGGTGCATGGCACCATCCCCGGCCGCCAAAGCCTCACTTGGCACACGCAGTCACAGCACTGATGGCATTGTTGGCCAACCTTCCCCATTCAATAGACCTGGGCTCAGTCTGGGGGCGGCTCAGGAGCTGATGACAACAGCACGTTTGGAGAGAAAGATCAGAGAGAAACAGTCTGTGTGACCAGACAGTGCCAAAGGAAGGGCAACATCTGCGTGGAAAGTGCGAGGATGAAGCACAGATCCTGGGTCAGACTGCAGcccatttatttcattttttgttttatttcaggcaAGTGCTCATTACATGGATATCATTCATGTTGGATACCCAGATTCTACAGCATTCATGTAACACAGCTGAATAGTAAAAATACAATATTACAAAGTTCGTTTTTTCACACAGCAGATGTACCCAAATGTACAAAAGTCTTTAcagcttttcagtatttcctgtCTCAATACACTGATGGAGCAGTGATGGTCCTCGCCATAAGCACAGGCACATTTGCCCGCTGTGGCTGCTGACCCTTTTCTGGCTTTCCTGAGGTGCAGTGCAGCGAAAAGAGGATTGTGGGACTCTGAATCAGTGAGGAGCGTTGGATGTGATTCTGCACTTACAGCCGGTATCGACACTGCAACGTCTGTAATGCAAAGAACTCGGCAGGGCTGGAGGTAAACGGCCAAAGGCTGAGGATGAGCCACGACAGAGCAGGGATTCCGTCAGCACGGAGTGCTGGCAGTGGGGCCGGGAGTGCTCCGTGCTTTGCTGCCGTCCCCAGCTGGCAAAACGCCGAGGCCTGTCCTCAGCCTGAAGCAAATGAGTGTCGGTGCATTCCATTAACACTGCACTTCTTACTCCATGAAGAGACTCTCCATTGGATCTGACTCAATGTGTGTCTGCAGGCATCGGTTCAGCTTTCCCTACCAAAGTGCAGAGAGCTGCGTGACTGATGGCGGCTCTGACTGCTCGCCCCGCACGGACAGAGCCGACAGAGCAGGAAACACAGAACGCAGGGACAGAACACAGAACAGGGGAGCGGCTGGCACTGCGCAGCCAACAGAGCGCGGCCAGCAGCGCCTTGCTCCTGCAGGACTCATCTGCGCTCTGAGCATCAAGGAACGGGTCAAACAAACGGGCTCGTTCTGTTCTACAGCAGAACCACGCGGTGCCCCGACGGGGCGAAACGGCGTCCTATGGGTGGCGCGGACAGCGGCCTCCGGCACTGACAGCACGCAGCGCTCTGCAACTAAACTGCAAAGAACCTGTAACGCCTCCTGCAAGCGGCGCCCTGCGGGACGGGCTGCCGGCAGCGCCGCCGTTGGCCCCGAACATCGCGTCCTGCGGAGCTGCGTCCGAGCTGCGCTGCGGTCACTCAGGTGCGGGATTATCGCCTTCAGGCTCCATGTATCGGGAAGACGCCTCGGCTGGTTACACAGCGGGTTTCCCTCAACGTGGAAGAGCTGCTCCTAACCGAGATGTGCAACGAAAAGAGAATAAACCAGAGTCCTGCAGCCGGTTTCCAAACGCTCGCACGTTGGGGGACGCAGCTGCACAGTTTTCCCAACTTACGGGGTCAGCAGAACCGCCGCTCACGGGAGGGGAAACGGCAGCGCAGCCACCGCGCGTCCCCGCCGCGCACATCCCGTCCCGCACATCCCGTCCCGCACATCCCGTCCCGCTCAGCCCGTCCCGCTCAGCGGCTGCGGTTCCTCCGGGCGGTACTTTGCCGCTCCGCGCCGTACGCGCCGATCCCGCCCGATCAGACACGTTCCCTCGGGCTGCGCTCAGCGCTGCGCTGCGGGTCCGACCCGCGCGGCTCCACGCCGCCCTcccgccgctccgccccgccccctcccgcACACAACCCGGCTCTTCCCGCAGCCGGACCCGCTCCACGCCTCGTAACGCGGCCGTTCACTCTGACGCACGTCTGTCCGAGCTCACGGCTGTCGGCCCGTCTCACGTCCTCTCCCCGTCGTTCCCGTACCCAGAGCGCTGCTCTCGGTTAGAACCGAACCGATGCTGTTGCGGTCCCGGCCCCGCGCGCTCCGTGTGCAGAACGCGACGCTCCCCGCACCGCCCGGGGCCGGCAGCAACGGGAGATAACGGGAGAGCAACGCGGCGTGCGGGGACGGCCGGAGATTCAGAGCTGTTCGGGAGAAACCCCCGTTCTCTATTTAACGTGGCACGGTTACCAGTAACTAAGATTATTCAACAACAGAAGAGATTTCTTGTAAACTTCGTATttattgtttgggtttttttgttttgttttgttttcttatggtttttttttttttcttttttcttttttttttttgtggggcaagggggggttggggggaggggacAAATGAGATCTTCTGAATCCCCAAGTgtacacatatatttatttgtatatcGCTTTCTCCATAGGGAAAACACATATATCAAAGGAGGAGAGACATTTCTAAAGTGCCCCTTGTTATACAGTACCGAACATTTCTAAGAGCATCAGCACAAATCTGCagtttctgagcagaaatggCAGCCGTGGGGGAAGGGCTGCGCCTCGTCGTGTCCCCACAGAACAGAAGTTGGCCAGctttaaaacagagcaaaacaaaggaaGGCTTCTCGCAGCCACGGAGAAGGCAAAGAAGAGCAGCGCCGGCCGCGACATCAGCACGAGAGAGAGACTTGGTGCGGGAAAAGGAGAGAGcgcagcagagcagagcaaagggaCACGGCACGgcggggggagggaggaaggcagcgGGACCACGGGGTAAAGGCCGTTCATAACCCACCAGAAAGCTCATCTGTCCGAATCAAAGAGAACAGGAACCCTTCTCTCAATCTACACAATTTAGTATGGCTGTGCCACTGCCAGTGAGCACATCAGCTCCCTGCAACAAGAAGCCGATGGAATTAAGGTGGGAGTGAAGGTTTTCAATACAAGAAGTAAGCCGTCATGCAGAACTGCATGTAACAAGAGCAGGAATTCTCCTGTGCGTGCTGCTCCTGTGCCTCCCTGCCAACACCTGCAGAATGGGATCCACCTCCAGGCACTGAAGAGGCTTCTCCTGGTTCTCCTTTGCTGTTGTGCTCACAGCAGCCACGCGCTGCTGAGTTCCCAATCTGggcttttcctccttcaaaaGCTCAGCCACTGTTGGCCAGCAATGAAGCTTCCTACCTCCATTCTGTTGCTTTGCATGGCTCTGAGAGTTGGAACTGCAAAGAATGGCAGaggctgcttcctcctcctccaaacagctgcagaagacaAAGCCATGCCCAAGAAAGGAGACAACCCTGTTACAAGTGTTCATTTTCCAGTATTCTCTGTGAAGAGACTGTCCGGTATCTAACGACCACCTCTAGAAATACCAGCGGAAGGTCCAACCAACACACAGAACACGGCTCTCTTGGCCAAGCACCTGAATGTACAAGGCAGACAGGAAAGACATGGTGACTCATTTCCATGCAGCATTAATGGTGCTCTGGAAGCGAGAAAGAACAACCTATTGAAACATGATTGAGATAAGGAAATCATAAAGATTCAGTCCTTCTGCCGTAGGAACTGTGctaacagcacagagaagagctTCCTTGACTTGAGgatgcaagaaaacaaacaaaaaaccaacagtatTAACTACTGAGCAACTCAGGGCttaataaatacagatttgatGCAATTCTCAGCCACATCTACTCAGAAGGCACAACCACACTTATTTCTGTACGTAGTAATgccagctgcctccagcagttTCAGCGATAGCACGGGCAGTACAGAACTGACAAGATTTTTTCATCATACCCCTGCCACCAGGTacagcacccacagccaggCCAAAGTCCTGCTGGAGCCTACAGGCGTGCTGGGCACTACAGACCAAGTTTTCCTATGGAAGATCTCAGCACAGAACA
This genomic interval carries:
- the LOC107322738 gene encoding uncharacterized protein LOC107322738; its protein translation is MCAAGTRGGCAAVSPPVSGGSADPEQLFHVEGNPLCNQPRRLPDTWSLKAIIPHLSDRSAARTQLRRTRCSGPTAALPAARPAGRRLQEALQVLCSLVAERCVLSVPEAAVRATHRTPFRPVGAPRGSAVEQNEPVCLTRSLMLRAQMSPAGARRCWPRSVGCAVPAAPLFCVLSLRSVFPALSALSVRGEQSEPPSVTQLSALW